The Bacillus spongiae genome has a window encoding:
- a CDS encoding (4Fe-4S)-binding protein, with protein sequence MKVESKRYTGKSIDVLFHKERCIHAAKCVRGLPEVFNLKEKPWVNADGATVDKIVEVIERCPSGALEYVRKDGGMQENPAEETTIKATANGPIFIKGHLSIKQKDDTIACTRATLCGCGSSNNRPFCDNSHLHENKS encoded by the coding sequence ATGAAGGTAGAAAGCAAACGATATACCGGAAAATCCATTGATGTTCTTTTTCATAAGGAAAGATGTATTCATGCTGCGAAATGTGTTAGGGGATTACCTGAAGTATTCAACTTAAAGGAAAAACCGTGGGTGAATGCAGATGGAGCAACCGTTGATAAAATAGTGGAAGTCATCGAAAGGTGTCCAAGTGGAGCATTAGAGTATGTACGTAAAGATGGAGGAATGCAAGAAAATCCCGCTGAAGAAACAACAATTAAAGCTACTGCTAATGGCCCTATCTTTATAAAAGGACACCTCTCGATTAAGCAAAAGGATGACACCATTGCATGTACACGTGCAACTCTTTGTGGCTGTGGTTCATCCAATAATCGCCCGTTTTGTGATAATAGTCATTTACATGAAAATAAATCGTGA